From Salinirubellus salinus, the proteins below share one genomic window:
- a CDS encoding DUF5799 family protein, producing the protein MSDWTDKIVGARMAVDGTFAPEVDASGFSRQEWGLVMTSVEFEIEGAEDPETARLVANSDNLEAVVPELKRVAEMQNQMQGGGRSNSGGGILDNVKSALGLGNGTGNDQGVDEQRLAEARSLTQRYAEELQSHLEQKGRWADICAAAEAQSDD; encoded by the coding sequence ATGAGCGACTGGACCGACAAGATCGTCGGCGCACGCATGGCCGTCGACGGCACGTTCGCCCCCGAGGTCGACGCCTCGGGGTTCTCCCGGCAGGAGTGGGGACTCGTGATGACCTCCGTCGAGTTCGAGATCGAGGGCGCCGAGGACCCCGAGACCGCACGGCTGGTGGCCAACAGCGACAACCTCGAGGCGGTCGTGCCGGAGCTGAAGCGCGTCGCCGAGATGCAGAACCAGATGCAAGGCGGCGGGAGAAGTAACTCGGGGGGAGGCATCCTCGACAACGTGAAGTCCGCGCTCGGCCTCGGTAACGGAACCGGGAACGACCAGGGTGTCGACGAGCAACGGCTCGCCGAGGCCCGGTCGCTGACCCAGCGCTACGCCGAGGAACTCCAGTCACACCTCGAACAGAAGGGACGGTGGGCGGACATCTGTGCGGCGGCCGAGGCCCAGTCCGACGACTAG
- a CDS encoding acyl-CoA carboxylase subunit beta, whose amino-acid sequence MEIHIDDADEEVAQAIATAIAEHLGTTVELKSRDGRELANAGEDWDEEGSVVTDREEELREEIETILSGGPPRGHEKIEDLGKLFVRERLDAIFDEIAYEDGTFARYGEDDELPADGLLTGVGIVDGRKVAFTANDYTVKAGSLGQMGVEKVIRIQERAMDLGIPMLRLVDSTGARLNAEEREPGDTHMDRYRGGKMFYNQCRLSGKVPQIGVLYGPNVAGSAYTPVFCDFLVMVEDIAGMAIASPRIVGAMTGEQIDMQGLGGPEVHAKHSGSADVVVPDEQAATETVRELLGLLPQNYRHDPPATTPKPPAKNPKGLDAVIPEEPNRAYDVHEVIDRVVDRESFLELKPEFAPELVTGLARIDGEVVGIVANQPDHVSGAIFPDSADKGAGFVWTCDAYNIPLVYLCDTPGYMIGSQVEKEGVLRKGRKFIYATSNAQVPKFCVITRKAYGAGIYAMAGPSFGPDATLALPSAEISVMGPDAAVHALFGRQLEEMDGETRAAFLESAKAEFEQYVDIRKQAATMQVDELLPAGDLRDQLVRRLATFRGKERDDVDRHHGTVFF is encoded by the coding sequence ATGGAGATACACATCGACGACGCCGACGAGGAGGTGGCACAGGCCATCGCGACGGCCATCGCGGAGCACCTCGGGACGACCGTGGAACTGAAGTCCCGTGACGGCCGGGAACTCGCGAACGCCGGCGAGGACTGGGACGAGGAGGGGAGCGTCGTCACGGACCGAGAGGAGGAACTGCGTGAGGAGATCGAGACCATCCTCTCGGGCGGCCCCCCGCGCGGCCACGAGAAGATCGAGGACCTCGGGAAGCTGTTCGTCCGCGAGCGACTCGACGCCATCTTCGACGAGATCGCCTACGAGGACGGCACCTTCGCCCGTTACGGCGAGGACGACGAACTCCCGGCCGACGGGCTCCTCACGGGCGTGGGCATCGTCGACGGCCGGAAGGTTGCGTTCACCGCCAACGACTACACCGTCAAGGCGGGGTCGCTCGGGCAGATGGGCGTCGAGAAGGTCATCCGCATCCAGGAGCGCGCGATGGACCTCGGCATCCCCATGTTGCGGCTCGTCGACTCCACGGGGGCCCGCCTCAACGCCGAGGAGCGCGAGCCCGGCGACACCCACATGGACCGCTACCGCGGGGGCAAGATGTTCTACAACCAGTGTCGGCTCTCCGGGAAGGTCCCCCAGATCGGCGTCCTCTACGGCCCGAACGTGGCCGGGAGTGCCTACACGCCCGTCTTCTGTGACTTCCTCGTCATGGTGGAGGACATCGCCGGGATGGCCATCGCCTCGCCCCGCATCGTCGGCGCGATGACCGGCGAGCAGATCGACATGCAGGGCCTCGGCGGCCCGGAGGTCCACGCCAAGCACTCCGGCAGCGCCGACGTGGTCGTCCCCGACGAACAGGCGGCCACCGAGACCGTCCGCGAACTGCTCGGCCTGCTCCCGCAGAACTACCGGCACGACCCGCCCGCGACCACCCCGAAGCCCCCGGCGAAGAATCCGAAGGGCCTCGACGCCGTCATCCCCGAGGAGCCAAACAGGGCCTACGACGTCCACGAGGTCATCGACCGGGTCGTCGACCGCGAGAGCTTCCTCGAACTCAAGCCCGAGTTCGCGCCCGAACTGGTGACGGGACTGGCCCGCATCGACGGTGAGGTCGTGGGCATCGTCGCCAACCAGCCCGACCACGTCTCCGGCGCCATCTTCCCCGACTCGGCCGACAAGGGCGCCGGCTTCGTCTGGACCTGCGACGCCTACAACATCCCGCTGGTCTACCTCTGCGACACGCCGGGCTACATGATCGGCTCGCAGGTCGAGAAGGAGGGCGTGCTGCGGAAGGGCCGGAAGTTCATCTACGCCACCTCGAACGCACAGGTCCCGAAGTTCTGCGTCATCACCCGCAAGGCCTACGGTGCGGGCATCTACGCGATGGCCGGCCCCTCGTTCGGCCCGGACGCCACGCTCGCGCTCCCGTCGGCCGAGATATCCGTGATGGGACCGGACGCCGCCGTCCACGCCCTGTTCGGCCGCCAGCTCGAGGAGATGGACGGCGAGACGCGGGCGGCCTTCCTCGAGTCGGCGAAGGCCGAGTTCGAGCAGTACGTCGACATCCGCAAGCAGGCGGCGACGATGCAGGTCGACGAACTCCTGCCGGCGGGCGACCTGCGCGACCAGCTCGTGCGGCGGCTGGCGACGTTCCGGGGGAAGGAGCGGGACGACGTGGACCGGCACCACGGGACCGTCTTCTTCTGA
- a CDS encoding secondary thiamine-phosphate synthase enzyme YjbQ, whose product MTTDGTTFSVETERRLQLLDVTDRVEAALPADATGTCTVFVRHTTCGVVVNEAESRLLGDVETFLRETVADEGWAHDELDGNADSHLRALLLGPSETLPVTDGSLDLGTWQSVLLVECDGPRTRTAEVRY is encoded by the coding sequence ATGACGACTGACGGGACCACGTTCTCGGTCGAGACGGAGCGTCGACTCCAGCTCCTCGACGTGACCGACCGGGTCGAAGCGGCGCTCCCCGCGGACGCGACGGGCACCTGCACGGTGTTCGTCCGCCACACCACGTGCGGTGTCGTCGTCAACGAGGCCGAATCGCGACTCCTCGGCGACGTGGAGACGTTCCTCCGTGAGACGGTGGCCGACGAGGGATGGGCCCACGACGAACTCGACGGGAACGCCGACTCGCACCTCCGAGCACTCCTGCTCGGTCCGAGCGAGACGCTCCCGGTGACCGACGGGTCGCTCGACCTCGGCACCTGGCAGTCGGTGTTGCTGGTGGAGTGTGACGGCCCGCGGACCCGGACGGCCGAGGTCCGATACTGA
- a CDS encoding SpoVR family protein, which produces MSSKSDAERARRQRIAAGLEEPVREANALARKLGLDPFPVNYWIVDFDEMNELIAYGGFQHRYPHWRWGMQYDRQQKQGQFLGGKAFEIVNNDNPSHAFLQESNEMADQKAVITHVEAHADFFKNNEWFNLFSENPDAAAMLERHAETIREYMNDPDIDREDVEAWIDHVLCLEDNIDQHQPFTTAEEWTADPPDRADVEERLGKLKLSEEVRREVFDDEWFEAQTAEDGTITFPADPEKDVLAFLRAHGMQYDEEAEKAVEFEEWQRDVLEILRKEAYYFAPQKMTKVMNEGWAAYWESLMMTDERFAGDDEFLSYADHMARVLGSPGLNPYKLGMELWEYIENYTNRREVIERLLRVDGVTWRNFHETVDLDEVLDGLEPDPAIAGVTPETLDRLDPADPRVDAEALAAAKAGEIDVAAYPWKVLTYEGLCERHYSLVRRQHRGFLKRVSKNELERTARYLFEVDRYETVAEAVADVDRSRGWDRMREIRESHNDITFLDEFLTQEFVDENDYFTYEYTHTTRDYRVTSVDYEDVKKKLMLRFTNFGKPTVTVLDANYENRNELLLAHHYNGVMLDIRQAQQTLERVFELWGRPVNLKTIVKEVDDHDIEVARRRDREPTPEERGKLVRFDGERFEVEDLPWEEVEDIAATDVDYDTKPEEWLA; this is translated from the coding sequence ATGAGCAGCAAGTCAGACGCCGAACGAGCACGGAGACAGCGCATCGCCGCGGGACTGGAGGAACCGGTCCGCGAGGCGAACGCCCTCGCCCGGAAGCTCGGGCTCGACCCGTTCCCGGTGAACTACTGGATCGTCGACTTCGACGAGATGAACGAACTCATCGCCTACGGCGGGTTCCAGCACCGGTACCCCCACTGGCGGTGGGGGATGCAGTACGACCGCCAGCAGAAACAGGGCCAGTTCCTCGGGGGCAAGGCGTTCGAGATCGTCAACAACGACAACCCCAGCCACGCGTTCCTGCAGGAGTCCAACGAGATGGCCGACCAGAAGGCCGTCATCACCCACGTCGAGGCCCACGCTGACTTCTTCAAGAACAACGAGTGGTTCAACCTCTTCAGCGAGAACCCGGACGCCGCCGCGATGCTGGAGCGCCACGCCGAGACCATCCGGGAGTACATGAACGACCCGGACATCGACCGCGAGGACGTGGAGGCGTGGATCGACCACGTGCTCTGCCTCGAGGACAACATCGACCAGCACCAGCCGTTCACGACCGCCGAGGAGTGGACCGCCGACCCACCGGACCGGGCCGACGTGGAGGAGCGCCTCGGGAAACTGAAGCTCTCCGAGGAGGTCCGCCGCGAGGTGTTCGACGACGAGTGGTTCGAGGCCCAGACGGCCGAGGACGGGACCATCACCTTCCCGGCCGACCCCGAGAAGGACGTGCTGGCGTTCCTGCGGGCCCACGGGATGCAGTACGACGAGGAGGCGGAGAAGGCCGTCGAGTTCGAGGAGTGGCAGCGCGACGTCCTCGAGATACTCCGCAAGGAGGCGTACTACTTCGCTCCCCAGAAGATGACGAAGGTGATGAACGAGGGGTGGGCGGCCTACTGGGAGTCGTTGATGATGACCGACGAGCGGTTCGCCGGTGACGACGAGTTCCTCTCGTACGCCGACCACATGGCTCGCGTGCTCGGGTCGCCCGGGCTGAACCCCTACAAACTGGGGATGGAGCTGTGGGAGTACATCGAGAACTACACGAACCGCCGCGAGGTGATCGAGCGACTGCTCCGCGTCGACGGCGTGACGTGGCGGAACTTCCACGAGACGGTCGACCTCGACGAGGTCCTCGACGGGCTGGAGCCGGACCCGGCCATCGCCGGGGTCACGCCGGAGACGCTGGACCGGCTCGACCCGGCGGACCCGCGGGTGGACGCGGAGGCGCTCGCTGCGGCGAAGGCGGGCGAGATAGACGTCGCGGCGTACCCGTGGAAGGTCCTGACCTACGAGGGGCTGTGTGAACGACACTACTCGCTCGTGCGACGCCAGCACCGCGGGTTCCTGAAACGGGTCTCGAAGAACGAGCTCGAGCGGACCGCCCGCTATCTGTTCGAGGTGGATCGGTACGAGACCGTGGCCGAGGCCGTCGCGGACGTCGACCGCTCGCGTGGCTGGGACCGGATGCGTGAGATCCGCGAGAGCCACAACGACATCACGTTCCTCGACGAGTTCCTCACGCAGGAGTTCGTCGACGAGAACGACTACTTCACCTACGAGTACACCCACACGACGCGTGACTACCGGGTCACGTCGGTGGACTACGAGGACGTGAAGAAGAAACTGATGCTGCGGTTCACCAACTTCGGGAAGCCCACCGTCACGGTGTTGGACGCGAACTACGAGAACCGCAACGAGCTGCTGTTGGCGCACCACTACAACGGGGTGATGCTGGACATCCGGCAGGCCCAGCAGACGCTCGAGCGGGTGTTCGAACTCTGGGGGCGCCCGGTCAACCTCAAGACCATCGTTAAGGAGGTCGACGACCACGACATCGAGGTGGCGCGCCGACGCGACCGCGAACCCACGCCGGAGGAGCGGGGGAAGCTCGTCCGGTTCGACGGGGAGCGCTTCGAGGTGGAGGACCTCCCGTGGGAGGAGGTCGAGGACATCGCCGCAACCGACGTGGACTACGACACGAAGCCCGAGGAGTGGCTCGCCTGA
- a CDS encoding helix-turn-helix domain-containing protein: MRYFDFTLTPEDGAIHPADRIVAEHPALTREALMHVDALADGTGVMLYRILGDPEGLPEELEASEYVVDWDMLDVRDERFHLYLHVLPGDPAGTLMALTQRFALMVDTPIEFTGRGGIQTTVVGTHEMLQQAVEQLPDSVQIDVEQVGQYQPNRTDMLSTLTDRQLEVFRTAVDLGYYEIPRQTTHEDIADRLECAPSTVDEHLRKAESRVLSSLVRG, encoded by the coding sequence ATGAGGTACTTCGATTTCACCCTGACACCGGAGGACGGCGCCATCCATCCGGCGGACCGTATCGTCGCCGAGCATCCGGCACTGACACGGGAGGCGCTGATGCACGTCGACGCGCTGGCCGACGGCACCGGGGTGATGCTCTATCGTATCCTGGGTGACCCGGAGGGGCTGCCCGAGGAACTCGAGGCGAGCGAGTACGTGGTCGACTGGGACATGCTCGACGTCAGGGACGAGCGGTTCCACCTCTACCTCCACGTCCTCCCGGGGGACCCCGCGGGGACGCTGATGGCGCTCACCCAGCGGTTCGCGCTGATGGTCGACACGCCCATCGAGTTCACCGGTCGCGGGGGCATCCAGACGACCGTCGTCGGCACCCACGAGATGCTCCAGCAGGCCGTCGAACAGTTGCCCGACAGCGTCCAGATCGACGTCGAACAGGTGGGCCAGTACCAGCCCAACCGGACCGACATGCTCTCGACGCTGACCGACCGGCAACTGGAGGTGTTCCGCACGGCGGTGGACCTCGGGTACTACGAGATCCCGCGTCAGACGACCCACGAGGACATCGCCGACCGGCTGGAGTGTGCGCCCTCGACGGTCGACGAACACCTGCGCAAGGCGGAATCGCGGGTGCTCTCGTCGCTGGTGCGGGGCTAG
- a CDS encoding YeaH/YhbH family protein, translating to MGLREDLERYRIVGEERRQDLAEFIQYGDLGQSLPDEVRIPIKIVDLPSFEYDQRDMGGVGQGQGGTPDVGQPVGQPQPQPGDGDEEGQPGEEGGEHEYYEMDPEEFAQELDEELGLDLEPKGKKVVEEKEGDYTDLTRTGPASTLDFERLFKEGLKRKLAMDFDEEYVREALKIDGWGPQKVYEWARENHIPVSRPWIEDAYDDVPSDELGTWESIEQMEANVEQESTAARIRREGIKEVPFRREDERYRYPEIIEEREKNVVVVNIRDVSGSMREKKRELVERTFTPLDWYLTGKYDNAEFVYIAHDAEAWEVEREEFFGIRSGGGTRISSAYDLAAAILEERYPWSEWNRYVFAAGDSENSSNDTEERVIPKMEEIPANLHAYVETQPSGNAINATHAEEVESHFGRESNVAVAYVSSPEDVVDAIYTILSREQEAIEA from the coding sequence ATGGGACTGAGAGAGGACCTCGAGCGGTACCGCATCGTCGGCGAGGAGCGGCGGCAGGACCTCGCCGAGTTCATCCAGTACGGCGACCTCGGCCAGTCGCTGCCCGACGAGGTGCGCATCCCGATCAAGATCGTCGACCTGCCCTCGTTCGAGTACGACCAGCGCGACATGGGCGGGGTCGGACAGGGGCAGGGCGGCACGCCCGACGTGGGCCAGCCGGTCGGCCAGCCACAGCCGCAACCGGGTGACGGCGACGAGGAGGGCCAGCCGGGCGAGGAGGGTGGCGAGCACGAGTACTACGAGATGGACCCCGAGGAGTTCGCCCAGGAACTGGACGAGGAACTCGGGCTCGACCTCGAACCGAAGGGCAAGAAGGTCGTCGAGGAGAAGGAGGGCGACTACACCGACCTGACCCGGACTGGGCCGGCCTCGACGCTCGACTTCGAGCGCCTGTTCAAGGAGGGGCTGAAGCGCAAGCTCGCGATGGACTTCGACGAGGAGTACGTCCGCGAGGCGCTGAAGATCGACGGCTGGGGGCCACAGAAGGTGTACGAGTGGGCCCGCGAGAACCACATCCCAGTCTCGCGCCCGTGGATCGAGGACGCGTACGACGACGTCCCGAGCGACGAACTCGGCACGTGGGAGTCCATCGAACAGATGGAGGCGAACGTCGAACAGGAGTCGACCGCGGCACGCATCCGACGGGAGGGCATCAAGGAGGTGCCGTTCAGGCGGGAGGACGAGCGCTACCGCTACCCCGAGATCATCGAGGAGCGCGAGAAGAACGTCGTCGTCGTGAACATCCGCGACGTCTCGGGGAGCATGCGCGAGAAGAAGCGCGAGCTCGTCGAGCGCACCTTCACGCCGCTGGACTGGTACCTGACGGGCAAGTACGACAACGCGGAGTTCGTCTACATCGCCCACGACGCGGAGGCGTGGGAGGTCGAACGCGAGGAGTTCTTCGGCATCCGCTCCGGCGGAGGGACCCGCATCAGTAGCGCGTACGACCTCGCCGCGGCCATCCTCGAGGAGCGCTACCCGTGGAGCGAGTGGAACCGCTACGTGTTCGCGGCTGGCGACTCCGAGAACTCCTCGAACGACACCGAGGAGCGGGTCATCCCGAAGATGGAGGAGATACCCGCGAACCTCCACGCCTACGTGGAGACCCAGCCCTCGGGCAACGCCATCAACGCGACCCACGCCGAGGAGGTGGAGAGCCACTTCGGGCGTGAGTCGAACGTGGCGGTCGCCTACGTCTCCTCGCCGGAGGACGTGGTCGACGCCATCTACACCATCCTCTCGCGCGAGCAGGAGGCGATAGAAGCATGA
- a CDS encoding DASH family cryptochrome → MSRAVVWFRDDLRVHDNEPLALAAHHHDEVVPLYTFDPRQYAEGMFGLRKKGPHWARFRRESVLDLRESLRELGGDLLVRHGEPEAVVPDVAATFDADAVHCQTKAGTEELTTENTVRAQLAEAEIPLERSWTHTLYHLHDLPDPVDEMQDTYTPWRKSVERGASVRETLATPSSVPTPELDADGTAVPTLEELGVEAHEVDDRAVLPFEGGESAGKARVEAYFWEGDHLREYKQTRNGLLGPDFSSKLSAWLAHGCLSPRYVYEEVKRYEDERVSNEDTYWLVFELLWRDFFQFQFLEHGAEFFHRDGIRGVEKDWRTGPDAREAFETWAAGETGLPFVDANMRELNETGYMSNRGRQNVASFLADLLQVDWRMGAAYFESRLVDYDVASNWGNWAYQAGVGNDSRDNYFYVPGQAERYDGEAAYVKHWLPELEPLPPAYAHHPWRMSEDEQAGYGVQLGLDYPSPMLDIDARYDEMR, encoded by the coding sequence ATGTCGAGAGCCGTCGTCTGGTTCCGCGACGACCTGCGGGTCCACGACAACGAACCCCTCGCGCTGGCCGCGCACCACCACGACGAGGTGGTGCCGCTCTACACCTTCGACCCCCGGCAGTACGCCGAGGGGATGTTCGGACTCCGCAAGAAGGGGCCACACTGGGCGCGGTTCCGCCGGGAGTCCGTGCTGGACCTCCGCGAGTCGCTGCGCGAGCTGGGCGGTGACCTCCTCGTGCGCCACGGCGAACCGGAGGCGGTAGTCCCCGACGTCGCGGCGACGTTCGACGCGGACGCCGTCCACTGCCAGACGAAGGCGGGGACGGAGGAGCTCACGACCGAGAACACGGTCCGTGCCCAGCTCGCCGAGGCCGAGATCCCGCTCGAACGGTCGTGGACCCACACGCTGTATCACCTGCACGACCTGCCGGACCCGGTCGACGAGATGCAGGATACGTACACGCCGTGGCGCAAGTCCGTCGAGCGGGGTGCCTCGGTCAGGGAGACGCTGGCGACGCCCTCGTCAGTGCCGACGCCCGAACTCGACGCGGACGGGACGGCCGTGCCGACGCTCGAAGAGCTGGGGGTCGAGGCCCACGAGGTGGACGACCGGGCGGTCCTCCCGTTCGAGGGCGGCGAGTCGGCTGGGAAGGCCCGCGTCGAGGCGTACTTCTGGGAGGGCGACCACCTGCGCGAGTACAAGCAGACGCGTAACGGCCTGCTCGGCCCGGACTTCTCCTCGAAGCTCTCGGCGTGGCTGGCCCACGGGTGTCTCTCGCCGCGGTACGTCTACGAGGAGGTGAAGCGCTACGAGGACGAACGGGTCTCGAACGAGGACACCTACTGGCTCGTGTTCGAACTGCTCTGGCGGGACTTCTTCCAGTTCCAGTTCCTCGAACACGGTGCCGAGTTCTTCCACCGCGACGGCATCCGCGGGGTGGAGAAGGACTGGCGGACCGGGCCGGACGCCCGCGAGGCGTTCGAGACGTGGGCGGCGGGCGAGACGGGGCTCCCGTTCGTCGACGCGAACATGCGCGAGCTGAACGAGACGGGCTACATGTCCAACCGGGGGCGGCAGAACGTCGCGTCGTTCCTCGCCGACCTCCTGCAGGTCGACTGGCGCATGGGGGCGGCGTACTTCGAGTCGCGGCTGGTGGACTACGACGTGGCCTCGAACTGGGGGAACTGGGCGTACCAGGCGGGCGTCGGCAACGACTCGCGTGACAACTACTTCTACGTCCCTGGGCAGGCCGAGCGGTACGACGGCGAGGCCGCGTACGTGAAGCACTGGCTGCCGGAGCTGGAGCCGCTGCCGCCCGCGTACGCACACCACCCGTGGCGGATGAGCGAGGACGAACAGGCGGGGTACGGCGTCCAGCTCGGACTGGACTACCCGTCCCCGATGCTGGACATCGACGCGCGGTACGACGAGATGCGCTGA
- a CDS encoding acyl-CoA dehydrogenase family protein yields MDFELSEEQKQLQKMLREFAEEEIKPVATEYDVEEKYPHEIMDKAAENGLLGAGIPLEYGGAGYDTLDTSIMVEEMFAADPGIGFCLTASAFGSEAIVEYGTEEQKEEYLPPIAEGEAVMGAAISEPDTGSDVSSVSTSAEKDGDEWVVNGNKMWISNGTVGDYFVVLCQTDPEAEGRYNGFSQILVESDRDGFKADKITGKLGIRASDTAELIFDDVRVPEENLVGTRGMGFLQQMQFFDETRTGVAAQAVGIARGAAERALEYSQQREQFGRPIGEFQAIQHKLSEMFTDIEAARMLTYKSAWSVSNKDEQLTTLASMAKEYASRVAVDVANEAVQIHGGSGYVNDFDVERFYRDAKITQIYEGTTEIQKNIIARELQGKGF; encoded by the coding sequence ATGGACTTCGAGCTGTCCGAGGAGCAGAAACAACTGCAGAAGATGCTCCGCGAGTTCGCGGAGGAGGAGATCAAGCCGGTCGCCACCGAGTACGACGTGGAGGAGAAGTACCCCCACGAGATCATGGACAAGGCGGCCGAGAACGGACTGCTCGGCGCCGGCATCCCCCTCGAGTACGGTGGGGCCGGCTACGACACCCTCGACACCTCCATCATGGTGGAGGAGATGTTCGCGGCGGACCCGGGCATCGGGTTCTGCCTGACCGCCTCGGCGTTCGGCAGCGAGGCCATCGTGGAGTACGGAACCGAGGAGCAGAAAGAGGAGTACCTCCCGCCCATCGCCGAGGGCGAGGCCGTCATGGGGGCGGCCATCTCCGAGCCGGACACCGGCTCCGACGTCTCCTCGGTCTCCACCAGCGCCGAGAAGGACGGCGACGAGTGGGTCGTCAACGGCAACAAGATGTGGATCTCGAACGGGACCGTCGGCGACTACTTCGTCGTCCTCTGTCAGACCGACCCGGAGGCCGAGGGCCGCTACAACGGCTTCAGCCAGATTCTCGTCGAGTCCGACCGTGATGGGTTCAAGGCCGACAAAATCACCGGCAAGCTCGGCATCCGCGCCAGCGACACGGCGGAGCTTATCTTCGACGACGTCCGCGTCCCCGAGGAGAACCTCGTCGGCACGCGCGGGATGGGATTCCTCCAGCAGATGCAGTTCTTCGACGAGACCCGCACGGGCGTCGCCGCACAGGCCGTCGGTATCGCCCGCGGGGCCGCCGAGCGCGCACTCGAGTACAGCCAGCAGCGTGAGCAGTTCGGCCGCCCAATCGGCGAGTTCCAGGCCATCCAGCACAAGCTCTCGGAGATGTTCACCGACATCGAGGCCGCCCGCATGCTGACCTACAAGTCCGCGTGGTCGGTCTCGAACAAGGACGAGCAGCTGACGACGCTCGCCTCGATGGCCAAGGAGTACGCCTCCCGCGTGGCCGTCGACGTGGCGAACGAGGCGGTCCAGATCCACGGTGGCTCGGGCTACGTCAACGACTTCGACGTCGAGCGGTTCTACCGCGACGCCAAGATCACCCAGATCTACGAGGGCACCACCGAGATCCAGAAGAACATCATCGCTCGGGAGCTGCAGGGTAAGGGCTTCTAA
- a CDS encoding DUF7344 domain-containing protein: MDPPRRRETELDAAEIHDVLRNDRRRLSLDCLREAEGGVMSVRDLSEAVATLETDEDPPPRNKRQSVYVSLHQTHLPKLDDLGIVVYDSDAKEVRLQNKMREVEVYMDVVPKYGLSWGEYYFALGLLGMLTTLAVLLGVPGVAALGITVLASGFFVVMMLSATYQVYDQQDRLIFSRIQGLASSGERRDAETDGGRDDDDD; encoded by the coding sequence ATGGATCCGCCGCGGCGGAGGGAGACCGAACTCGACGCCGCCGAGATCCACGACGTCCTCCGGAACGACCGGCGACGCCTGAGTCTCGACTGTCTCCGCGAGGCGGAGGGCGGGGTCATGTCGGTCCGTGATCTCTCCGAGGCGGTGGCGACGCTGGAGACGGACGAGGACCCACCGCCGCGCAACAAGCGCCAGTCGGTGTACGTCTCGCTCCACCAGACGCACCTCCCGAAACTCGACGACCTCGGCATCGTCGTCTACGACTCCGACGCCAAGGAGGTGCGCCTCCAGAACAAGATGCGCGAGGTGGAGGTGTACATGGACGTGGTGCCGAAGTACGGGCTCTCGTGGGGGGAGTACTACTTCGCGCTCGGTCTCCTCGGGATGCTGACGACGCTCGCGGTGTTGCTGGGGGTGCCCGGCGTGGCCGCCCTCGGCATCACCGTCCTCGCCAGCGGCTTCTTCGTCGTGATGATGCTCTCTGCAACCTATCAGGTGTACGACCAGCAGGACCGGCTCATCTTCTCGCGCATCCAGGGCCTCGCGTCCAGCGGGGAGCGTCGTGACGCCGAGACCGACGGGGGGCGAGACGACGATGACGACTGA